Proteins encoded together in one Camelina sativa cultivar DH55 chromosome 9, Cs, whole genome shotgun sequence window:
- the LOC104711244 gene encoding AT-hook motif nuclear-localized protein 8 isoform X1, producing the protein MAFSDQGPRTICILSASGAVCRVTLRQASHSGGTVSYEGRFEIVTLSGSFLNYEVNGSMNRSGSLSVSLAGPDGSGSLDGRIVGGSVVGSLVAATQVQVVVGSFVAEAKKPKQSSVNKPLFELMHCWKP; encoded by the exons ATGGCTTTTTCGGATCAAGGGCCAAGAACAATATGTATTCTCTCTGCAAGTGGTGCAGTTTGTAGAGTGACGCTTCGTCAAGCTTCTCATTCTGGTGGAACTGTTTCTTATGAG GGACGATTTGAGATCGTTACTCTCTCAGGCTCGTTCTTGAATTATGAGGTAAATGGTTCCATGAACAGAAGTGGTAGCTTGAGTGTCTCTTTGGCTGGACCTGATGGCAGTGGTAGCTTGGATGGCCGGATTGTAGGTGGCAGTGTTGTTGGTTCACTTGTAGCTGCAACACAAGTCCAG GTTGTAGTGGGAAGCTTTGTTGCGGAAGCAAAGAAACCTAAACAAAGTAGCGTTAACAAGCCTCTATTTGAGTTGAT GCATTGTTGGAAACCCTAA
- the LOC104711244 gene encoding AT-hook motif nuclear-localized protein 8 isoform X2 has translation MAFSDQGPRTICILSASGAVCRVTLRQASHSGGTVSYEGRFEIVTLSGSFLNYEVNGSMNRSGSLSVSLAGPDGSGSLDGRIVGGSVVGSLVAATQVQALLETLKMSKGLSSNPSFGIGR, from the exons ATGGCTTTTTCGGATCAAGGGCCAAGAACAATATGTATTCTCTCTGCAAGTGGTGCAGTTTGTAGAGTGACGCTTCGTCAAGCTTCTCATTCTGGTGGAACTGTTTCTTATGAG GGACGATTTGAGATCGTTACTCTCTCAGGCTCGTTCTTGAATTATGAGGTAAATGGTTCCATGAACAGAAGTGGTAGCTTGAGTGTCTCTTTGGCTGGACCTGATGGCAGTGGTAGCTTGGATGGCCGGATTGTAGGTGGCAGTGTTGTTGGTTCACTTGTAGCTGCAACACAAGTCCAG GCATTGTTGGAAACCCTAAAGATGAGTAAAGGACTGAGTTCGAATCCATCATTTGGGATTGGAAGGTGA
- the LOC104711243 gene encoding ABC transporter A family member 8 codes for MANSSPASFLTQAEALLRKNLVFQRRNIWSNIRLITIPFFLCILLLVVQMLFDTQFNDVHGQCGCKEKACDLRYSTSEQAAFCAIPNPPQWTLLLQIPAPQYRATTPQPSHSFPATFLFTGKNQSLGKILMGNMYSNSSEFDGNLANYVLGSASFPAYTNHMDSAFISDLPIYNIQHECSPNSSFSILTHQSPLAIPKEVKCVQGLNMWVDSLSDVNSELFKGYRKGNPNKKINEFAGAFDFQNTNGNNLNVCVWYNSTYKNDTVVRPMALIRVPRLVNMASNAYLEFLKGSETKILFEYVKEMPKPETKLSLDIASLIGPLFFTWVILLLFPVILTTLVYEKQQRLRIMMKMHGLGDVPYWIVSYTYFLLISILYMLCFAIFGSAIGLNFFRLNDYSIQLVFFMIYINLQISLAFLASAMFSDVKTATVIAYIYVFGTGLLGIFLFQFFLEDPLFPRGWIIAMELYPGFTLYRGLYELSQSAFAGDYRGIDGMKWRDFENNGMKQVTCIMLIEWLLLVVSAYYIDQITYSRKHPFFFFLQQNSSKKKQHHFSDNQTSKVVLEMEKPDVCREREKVEQHLLESTGNCAVLCNNLKKVYSGKDGNPQKVAVRGLSLALHQGECFGMLGPNGAGKTSFINMMTGIIKPSSGTAFVQGLNILTDMDRIYTTIGVCPQHDLLWEKLTAREHLLFYGRLKNLKGVVLTQAVEESLRSVNLFHGGIGEKQVGKYSGGMKRRLSVAISLIGNPKVVYMDEPSTGLDPASRKSLWHVVKRAKQKGAIILTTHSMEEAEVLCDRLGIFVDGSLQCIGNPKELKGRYGGSYILTVTTSEEHEQAVDKLVDTISENAKKIYRTAGTQKFELQKQEVKIAEVFQALEKAKMMFPVVAWGLADTTLEDVFVKVAQTS; via the exons AGACGGAACATATGGAGCAATATACGTCTCATCACGATCCCTTTCTTCCTCTGTATACTTCTGCTTGTTGTTCAAATGCTCTTCGACACACAATTTAACGACGTTCATGGCCAATGTGGCTGCAAAGAGAAAGCTTGTGACTTAAGGTATTCCACTTCAGAGCAAGCAGCGTTTTGCGCCATTCCTAATCCACCACAATGGACTCTGTTACTTCAAATCCCAGCTCCTCAATACCGAGCCACGACCCCACAACCGAGCCATtctttccctgcaacttttctCTTCACCGGAAAGAATCAGTCCCTTGGAAAAA TTCTAATGGGAAATATGTATAGCAATTCATCTGAATTTGATGGAAATTTAGCCAATTATGTCTTG ggcTCAGCATCTTTCCCTGCATACACCAATCATATGGACTCTGCTTTCATCTCAGATCTTCCCATTTACAACATCCAACATGAATGCTCACCAAACTCTTCCTTCTCAATATTAACCCACCAATCACCTCTTGCTATCCCTAAAg AGGTAAAATGTGTCCAAGGCTTAAATATGTGGGTGGATAGTTTATCCGATGTGAACAGCGAGCTTTTTAAGGGCTACCGAAAAGGAAATCCAAACAAGAAGATCAATGAGTTTGCAGGAG CTTTTGATTTTCAGAACACAAATGGGAACAATCTCAATGTTTGTGTTTGGTACAACTCCACCTACAAGAACGATACAGTGGTTCGACCTATGGCTCTGATTCGAGTCCCTCGCTTAGTTAACATG GCATCTAATGCATATCTTGAGTTCCTAAAAGGTTCTGAGACAAAGATACTATTTGAGTATGTCAAGGAAATGCCTAAACCAGAGACTAAACTGAGCCTAGATATCGCCTCTCTAATCGGCCCGCTCTTCTTCACATGGGTCATTCTGTTATTATTCCCT GTGATCTTAACAACACTGGTCTATGAGAAACAACAGAGGTTAAGAATCATGATGAAAATGCATGGACTTGGTGATGTTCCTTACTGGATAGTTTCATACACTTATTTTCTTCTGATATCGATTCTATACATGTTGTGCTTCGCAATATTCGGTTCAGCTATTG GGTTAAACTTCTTTAGGCTTAACGACTATAGTATCCAACTTGTCTTCTTCATGATATACATAAATCTTCAAATATCACTCGCCTTTTTAGCCTCTGCAATGTTTTCAGATGTTAAGACTGCTACAG TTATAGCATACATATACGTCTTTGGAACCGGGCTCCTAGGAATCTTTCTTTTCCAGTTCTTCTTGGAAGATCCTCTCTTCCCAA gAGGATGGATAATTGCAATGGAGTTATACCCTGGATTTACTTTATACCGCGGGCTATATGAGTTGTCACAGTCTGCATTTGCGGGAGATTACCGCGGAATTGATGGAATGAAATGGAGAGATTTTGAGAATAATGGAATGAAACAAGTTACTTGTATCATGCTCATTGAGTGGCTGTTACTTGTTGTTTCCGCATATTACATTGATCAAATCACTTACTCTAGGAAAcatccattcttcttcttcctacaaCAAAACtcttcaaagaagaaacaacatcACTTCTCTGACAACCAAACTTCAAAAGTTGTCCTTGAAATGGAAAAACCAGATGTGTGTCGAGAG AGGGAGAAAGTAGAGCAGCATCTACTTGAATCAACTGGAAACTGTGCGGTTTTATGCAATAATCTTAAGAAGGTGTACTCAGGTAAGGATGGGAATCCTCAGAAAGTTGCGGTAAGAGGATTATCTCTGGCTTTACATCAAGGAGAATGCTTTGGCATGCTTGGTCCTAATGGAGCAGGCAAAACTTCTTTCATCAACATG ATGACAGGAATCATCAAACCATCGTCTGGCACAGCATTTGTCCAAGGTCTTAACATACTAACCGATATGGACCGGATATATACAACAATTGGAGTCTGTCCACAACATGA TCTCCTGTGGGAGAAATTGACTGCAAGGGAACATCTACTGTTTTATGGAAGACTCAAGAATCTCAAAGGGGTTGTCTTGACACAA GCTGTCGAAGAGTCGCTTCGCAGTGTCAACCTTTTCCATGGAGGGATTGGTGAGAAACAAGTTGGGAAATACAGTGGAGGGATGAAGAGACGGCTCAGCGTTGCCATTTCTCTCATAGGAAACCCCAAA GTTGTTTACATGGATGAGCCAAGCACCGGGCTTGATCCAGCCTCGAGGAAGAGTTTATGGCATGTAGTAAAACGGGCTAAACAAAAAGGGGCGATAATACTCACGA CACATTCAATGGAAGAAGCTGAAGTTTTATGTGATCGTCTTGGAATTTTCGTTGATGGTAGTTTGCAATGCATAGGCAATCCAAAGGAG TTGAAGGGTCGATATGGAGGATCCTATATACTGACGGTGACAACTTCAGAGGAACACGAGCAAGCAGTGGACAAATTAGTTGATACTATTTCTGAGAATGCAAAGAAGATATATCGAACGGCGGGGACTCAGAAGTTTGAGCTTCAAAAGCAAGAGGTGAAGATCGCAGAGGTCTTTCAAGCATTGGAGAAGGCAAAGATGATGTTTCCGGTGGTTGCTTGGGGACTCGCAGACACAACTCTTGAAGATGTCTTTGTGAAGGTTGCTCAAACTTCTTAA
- the LOC104715373 gene encoding putative CCR4-associated factor 1 homolog 8 translates to MSSIRDCLRNYRCIAFDTEFPGSLRDTPQHALDDQRYTDMSFSVNKTKLIQLGLTLFDSNGRVGGTWEINFSDFGDAEDARNEKSIEFLKRNGLDLKKIRAQGIEIDGFFNDLSWILKTTRNITWVTFHGLYDIGYLLKCLTGGESLPVTAAMFAKAVARTLGGSVFDLKAIAGGYEGLGCRLGLEHLADALGLDRVGTAHHAGSDSELTARVFVKMTNIFHDVQEAEGFVYGLGYRIISDRLKHRQQHLAMMTRCYGPPPPPPPPPPPPLFPLLNPMFVPGFPPFGDFGYGPSLCMY, encoded by the exons ATGAGTTCGATCAGAGATTGTCTAAGAAACTACCGTTGTATAGCGTTTGATACAGAGTTTCCTGGTAGTTTGAGGGATACACCACAACACGCTTTGGACGATCAACGATACACCGACATGAGCTTCAGCGTAAACAAGACAAAACTGATCCAGTTAG GTCTAACTCTGTTCGACAGCAACGGAAGAGTCGGTGGAACTTGGGAGATCAACTTCTCTGATTTCGGAGATGCTGAAGACGCGAGAAACGAGAAATCCATCGAGTTCCTAAAACGCAACGGTCTAGATCTGAAGAAGATTAGGGCCCAAGGAATTGAAATCGACGGTTTTTTCAATGATCTCTCATGGATTCTGAAGACGACGAGGAACATCACTTGGGTGACGTTTCATGGGTTGTATGACATTGGATATTTGTTGAAGTGTCTTACCGGTGGAGAGTCTTTACCCGTGACTGCTGCGATGTTTGCGAAAGCCGTAGCTAGAACCCTCGGCGGCTCTGTTTTTGATCTGAAAGCTATCGCGGGTGGATACGAAGGGCTTGGTTGCCGTTTAGGTTTAGAACATCTCGCAGATGCGTTGGGACTTGACCGTGTTGGTACTGCTCACCACGCCGGTTCAGATAGCGAATTAACCGCTAGGGTTTTCGTTAAGATGACTAACATTTTCCACGATGTGCAAGAGGCTGAAGGCTTTGTTTATGGACTCGGCTATAGAATCATCTCTGATCGTCTAAAGCACAGACAACAACACCTTGCCATGATGACTAGATGCTACGgtccacctccaccaccaccaccaccgcctcctccaCCACTGTTTCCGCTACTCAATCCGATGTTTGTTCCTGGGTTTCCTCCTTTTGGTGATTTTGGCTATGGGCCTAGCTTATGTATGTATTAA